From Candidatus Aminicenantes bacterium:
GCAACAAGGACGCGGAGGTTTCTTTGGCCGTGTTCCGCGATTTTTGCCGCCGGCTGTCGCTCAGCAGTTCGCAAAAACTGAAAGTGATCAAGCGGATTCGCCGCGGCGAGAAATTCATCTGGCTGAAGCGCAAGCTGACCGACGACGAATACCGGCAGGTCCTGCCGCTGGCCCTGAACAGGCAAACGGCCGGGACCATCGATTTTATCGACGAATACCGCCGGGTCTATCCGCAAAAAAAAATTGCCTCGCATATCCTGGGCGGCGTGGGCATCGACGAACAGGCCCTGGGCGGAATCGAGACCAGCCTGGATTCCGAGATCAAGGGCCGCGGCGGCAAGCTCAAGGTGCTGATCGACGCCCGCAAAAAGATCTTCCAGTTCAAATACCTGGAGCAGCCGGTGGCGGGCAAGGATATCCATCTGAGCATCGACGCCGCCCTGCAGTTCTTGGTGGAGCGGGAATTGGCCGCCACCGTGGAAAAATACCAGGCCGCGGGCGGAGCCGTCATCGTCATGAACAGCGCCGATGCCTCCATCCTGGCCATGGCCAGCTATCCCGACTATGAT
This genomic window contains:
- a CDS encoding penicillin-binding transpeptidase domain-containing protein, translating into MKINTQGKKRFFFLSIIFFVWIFFIAFKLFQLQVIDYNTYMAKVKAQINRIEELHSKRGTITDRNGEILAISLQSKSAFLSNKDAEVSLAVFRDFCRRLSLSSSQKLKVIKRIRRGEKFIWLKRKLTDDEYRQVLPLALNRQTAGTIDFIDEYRRVYPQKKIASHILGGVGIDEQALGGIETSLDSEIKGRGGKLKVLIDARKKIFQFKYLEQPVAGKDIHLSIDAALQFLVERELAATVEKYQAAGGAVIVMNSADASILAMASYPDYDPEEIWRTPPPALKNKAISFLYDPGSTFKIVLAAAALENRACALNDMFNCHNGVYQVRDRQITDVHPFARLSFEDVFI